One genomic segment of Paenibacillus sp. FSL H8-0332 includes these proteins:
- a CDS encoding flagellar assembly protein A: MIIRKSEVTTMPQHYIEPSRYEFVESLMLERKGLLDSFSVEGRASDGTHGDKNGIILVQDNQIFITPPLPGGAPARISAIHPVVLKINWKTVTEPTEVTKADYITWEICEKPQYEITVSPDKLKVHFTLYRAEKYAWNLVNCPAAFEAVVRAQPNPAMLLSTLTIEQIIASLDNRFILRNLNIPALYAELENPTYLPVCIAEGRAPLPGKEARLEFLLPEHTLEGNRMFQGQGAPDQKPAEPLEYLRFPGAPFTFAGEVFARKLPPEEGIPGFDTDGRVLPPPPPQDIYFAAGNHAKLLPCGNIVARHTGRPRICGGNGSVRICDFPPVRLLTRETADTAGDVMFAGDVIVPGDLEGPVRIEALGNVYVYGDIRQSTIIATGSIYVSGQVTGSGLYAGHAGVQQHRLHSLASLLRTEADGLREAARQLAKNVESRQQSVKYGLVVMLLLEGKYSHLESLIRDLQAALSRMNGAFGSGTDQLWQMLEVFAHPGQFTGYITDSVLSRFSRLLLKLGEEIELLQEEHAVINLARSQESRLESGGKLLVRDSC; encoded by the coding sequence TTGATCATACGAAAAAGTGAGGTTACAACCATGCCGCAGCATTATATCGAACCAAGCCGATATGAATTCGTAGAGTCCCTGATGCTCGAACGTAAAGGGCTCCTGGATTCATTCTCTGTGGAGGGCCGAGCTTCTGACGGGACACATGGAGATAAGAATGGAATTATCCTCGTGCAGGACAACCAGATATTCATTACGCCTCCGCTGCCCGGAGGCGCTCCCGCCCGGATTTCTGCGATCCACCCTGTTGTCCTGAAGATCAACTGGAAGACCGTTACAGAACCAACCGAGGTGACGAAGGCGGATTATATCACCTGGGAGATCTGCGAGAAGCCGCAATACGAAATTACCGTATCGCCTGACAAGCTCAAGGTCCACTTCACTCTATACCGTGCAGAGAAGTACGCCTGGAATCTGGTCAACTGTCCCGCTGCTTTCGAGGCGGTCGTCCGTGCCCAGCCCAACCCGGCGATGCTGCTGTCCACGCTCACTATAGAACAGATTATCGCCTCACTGGACAACCGTTTTATTCTGCGCAACCTGAACATTCCCGCCCTGTACGCGGAGCTGGAGAACCCTACATATCTTCCCGTATGCATCGCTGAAGGAAGAGCCCCGCTGCCCGGCAAGGAAGCACGGCTGGAATTCCTGCTGCCTGAGCATACACTAGAGGGGAACCGGATGTTTCAGGGACAGGGAGCCCCGGATCAGAAGCCTGCGGAACCCTTGGAGTATCTCCGTTTCCCGGGAGCCCCCTTTACCTTCGCAGGCGAAGTCTTCGCCCGCAAACTGCCGCCGGAAGAGGGCATTCCCGGCTTCGACACAGACGGCAGAGTCCTGCCCCCTCCCCCGCCGCAGGATATCTACTTCGCTGCCGGTAACCATGCCAAGCTCCTCCCCTGTGGTAATATCGTGGCCCGGCATACCGGCAGACCCCGCATCTGCGGAGGAAACGGCAGCGTCCGGATATGTGATTTCCCTCCGGTCCGTCTGCTGACCAGGGAGACGGCGGATACTGCGGGCGATGTTATGTTTGCAGGCGACGTCATTGTACCGGGAGATCTGGAAGGACCTGTACGTATCGAAGCCCTGGGTAATGTGTACGTCTATGGAGATATACGCCAATCCACAATTATAGCTACCGGCAGTATTTATGTTAGCGGCCAGGTCACCGGCAGCGGCCTGTACGCCGGACACGCGGGGGTACAGCAGCATCGTCTGCACAGCCTCGCAAGCCTGCTGCGGACTGAGGCGGACGGACTGCGTGAGGCAGCGCGCCAGCTGGCCAAGAACGTGGAATCCCGCCAGCAATCCGTGAAATACGGCCTGGTGGTCATGCTGCTGCTGGAGGGTAAATACAGCCACCTCGAAAGCCTGATCCGCGATCTCCAGGCTGCGCTGAGCCGTATGAACGGGGCGTTCGGCTCCGGCACGGACCAGCTCTGGCAGATGCTTGAGGTATTCGCCCATCCGGGACAATTCACCGGGTACATCACAGACAGTGTCCTAAGCCGCTTCTCCAGGCTGCTCCTCAAGCTGGGCGAGGAGATTGAGCTGCTCCAGGAGGAGCATGCGGTGATTAATCTTGCCCGGTCGCAGGAGAGCCGCCTGGAGTCTGGCGGCAAGCTGCTTGTGCGTGATTCCTGCTAA
- a CDS encoding aldo/keto reductase, with the protein MRYNRLGNSGLQVSALGLGTNSFGKRADQETSVRILHTAMDQGINFIDTANIYAGSESERIIGLALEGRRQSAVLATKAGLPKHEGPGGSGSSRHHLMQELEGSLRRLKTDYVDLYQIHTFDPYTPLEETLRTLDDLISAGKVRYIGASNYAAWELMKALGISEARNWAKYISIQCSYSLADRTPEAELLPLCLDQGLGIIPYFPLAGGILTGKYAGSSRAPAGSRAETDPNFRRFLTPERISLGEQVQAIAEGQGTSPAALSLAWLMNRPAVSTVIVGATTVEQVEHNLQSLSASPDAGILEQLDQASAAFRTGEPFAVYRLP; encoded by the coding sequence GTGCGATATAACCGTCTGGGCAATAGCGGCCTGCAGGTATCTGCTCTGGGTCTTGGAACCAATTCATTCGGCAAACGCGCAGATCAGGAGACCTCGGTCCGCATTCTGCACACCGCTATGGATCAGGGCATCAATTTCATCGATACCGCCAATATCTATGCCGGCTCTGAATCGGAGCGGATCATCGGCCTTGCGCTTGAAGGCAGACGCCAGAGCGCAGTGCTGGCGACCAAAGCCGGATTGCCGAAGCATGAGGGACCCGGCGGCAGCGGCTCTTCGCGCCATCATCTGATGCAGGAGCTGGAGGGCAGCCTGCGCCGCCTGAAGACAGACTATGTGGATCTGTATCAGATCCACACCTTCGACCCCTACACACCGCTGGAGGAAACACTGCGCACGCTGGATGATCTGATCTCCGCAGGCAAGGTGCGGTATATCGGAGCCTCCAATTATGCCGCCTGGGAGCTGATGAAAGCGCTCGGGATCAGTGAAGCCCGTAACTGGGCGAAATACATCTCCATCCAGTGCAGCTATTCGCTGGCTGACCGCACGCCCGAAGCCGAGCTGCTTCCGCTCTGCCTGGATCAGGGCCTGGGCATCATCCCGTACTTCCCTCTGGCGGGCGGCATCCTTACCGGCAAATATGCCGGAAGCAGCCGCGCCCCTGCCGGCTCCAGAGCAGAGACTGATCCGAACTTCCGCCGCTTCCTTACCCCGGAGCGCATCTCGCTCGGGGAGCAGGTTCAGGCCATTGCGGAGGGGCAGGGCACCTCACCTGCGGCTCTATCCCTGGCCTGGCTGATGAACCGGCCCGCCGTCTCCACGGTGATTGTCGGCGCGACTACAGTAGAGCAGGTAGAGCATAATCTGCAGAGTCTCTCTGCTTCGCCGGATGCGGGGATACTTGAGCAGCTCGACCAGGCCAGCGCCGCCTTCCGCACCGGCGAGCCGTTTGCGGTCTACCGGCTGCCGTAA
- the hcp gene encoding hydroxylamine reductase: MSEMFCFQCQEAAKGTGCTIQGVCGKTSEVANLQDLLVYTLKGIAIFARSGRELGITDAVSEKFIIESLFATITNANFVPEYFTAKIREGLALRDLWRSRVADAGVMAYLSEHDAAIWNAVTDEELMDKAATVGVLATEHEDIRSLRELLTYGLKGMAAYMEHAAVLGFYEAGAHAFMEKGLAAALDNNLSGGELTALVLECGKFGVDVMALLDRANTAAYGNPEITKVNIGVGTNPGILISGHDLKDMEALLKQTEGTGVDVYTHSEMLPAHYYPAFKKYSHFVGNYGNAWWKQNEEFASFNGPILMTTNCIVPPKDSYKDRLYTTGNTGYPGIQHIAAGADGEKNFSALIEQAKSCSAPVEIETGEIIGGFAHAAVMNLADQVVGAVESGAIKQFFVMAGCDGRMKSRNYYTDFAAELPSDTVILTAGCAKYKYNKLALGDIGGIPRVLDAGQCNDSYSLVVIALKLKEVFGLADINDLPISYNIAWYEQKAVIVLLALLHLGVKNIHLGPTLPAFLSPNVAKVLVDTFGIGGITTVQEDMERFIAAV; encoded by the coding sequence ATGAGCGAAATGTTTTGTTTCCAGTGTCAGGAGGCAGCTAAGGGGACGGGTTGTACGATTCAGGGGGTGTGCGGCAAGACCAGTGAGGTAGCGAATCTGCAGGATCTGTTGGTGTATACACTTAAGGGTATTGCCATCTTCGCGCGCAGCGGGCGTGAGCTGGGGATTACTGATGCGGTGTCGGAGAAATTTATCATAGAGAGCTTGTTCGCTACGATTACCAATGCCAACTTTGTGCCGGAATACTTTACTGCGAAGATCCGGGAAGGGCTGGCCCTGCGGGATCTGTGGCGCAGCAGAGTGGCTGATGCCGGAGTGATGGCCTATTTGTCGGAGCATGACGCGGCGATCTGGAATGCAGTGACGGATGAAGAGCTGATGGACAAGGCGGCCACGGTGGGGGTGCTTGCTACGGAGCATGAGGATATCCGCTCCTTGCGCGAGCTGCTGACCTATGGCCTGAAGGGAATGGCTGCCTACATGGAGCATGCCGCGGTACTGGGCTTCTACGAAGCAGGAGCACATGCTTTTATGGAAAAAGGCTTGGCAGCTGCGCTGGATAACAATCTGAGCGGCGGTGAGCTGACGGCTCTGGTGCTGGAATGCGGCAAGTTCGGCGTGGATGTGATGGCGCTGCTGGACCGCGCTAACACCGCAGCCTACGGTAATCCGGAGATCACCAAAGTCAATATTGGAGTAGGCACGAACCCTGGTATTCTGATCAGCGGTCATGACCTCAAGGACATGGAGGCGCTGCTGAAGCAGACCGAGGGTACCGGAGTAGATGTGTATACGCACAGTGAGATGCTGCCGGCCCACTACTATCCGGCCTTCAAAAAGTATAGCCACTTCGTAGGCAACTACGGCAATGCATGGTGGAAGCAGAATGAGGAGTTTGCCAGCTTCAACGGTCCGATTCTGATGACCACGAACTGCATCGTGCCGCCGAAGGACAGCTACAAGGACCGGCTGTACACTACCGGCAATACCGGTTATCCGGGAATTCAGCATATCGCGGCAGGCGCGGACGGAGAGAAGAATTTCTCAGCTCTGATCGAGCAGGCTAAGAGCTGCAGCGCTCCAGTGGAGATTGAGACAGGCGAGATCATCGGCGGCTTCGCCCATGCGGCTGTAATGAATTTGGCGGATCAGGTGGTTGGAGCAGTAGAGAGCGGCGCCATCAAGCAATTCTTCGTCATGGCCGGCTGCGACGGACGGATGAAGAGCCGGAATTATTACACCGACTTCGCGGCAGAGCTGCCGAGTGACACGGTGATCCTGACCGCAGGCTGTGCCAAATACAAATATAACAAGCTGGCGCTTGGCGATATCGGCGGAATTCCCCGCGTGCTTGATGCCGGCCAGTGCAATGACTCCTATTCTCTTGTGGTTATAGCGCTTAAGCTGAAGGAAGTCTTCGGTCTTGCGGATATCAACGATCTTCCGATCTCCTATAACATTGCCTGGTATGAGCAAAAAGCGGTGATTGTACTGCTGGCGCTGCTGCATCTGGGCGTGAAGAACATTCACCTGGGCCCTACACTTCCGGCCTTCCTGTCGCCTAATGTAGCCAAGGTTCTGGTAGATACCTTCGGCATCGGCGGTATTACTACCGTACAGGAAGACATGGAACGGTTCATCGCTGCGGTATAA
- a CDS encoding Crp/Fnr family transcriptional regulator → MRPEPASLQACLLFRGKSADEIEQLLHTLAYAVSSYHKNAIILAEGDRAERLGILLSGRIEVQKTHPTGSSVTIAHLKEGQTIGEAVLFRRNNTVPATVTATGPCKVMFISKQELLRLFAADTDILTRFIENLSERLVLVNRKIENLSAGPLRRRIVDFLLEQGEQQESDILKLPFSRKEWAEHMNTARPSLSRELGFLRDQGWIEFKGNEITLLNRSRMQDYIQTLPSSAGNL, encoded by the coding sequence ATGAGACCGGAGCCTGCTTCGCTGCAAGCCTGCCTGCTATTTCGCGGAAAATCCGCAGATGAGATCGAACAGCTGCTGCATACATTGGCTTACGCGGTCAGCTCCTACCATAAGAATGCGATTATTCTGGCAGAGGGTGATCGGGCAGAACGGCTTGGAATTCTGCTCTCCGGCCGCATCGAGGTGCAGAAGACACACCCCACCGGCAGCAGTGTGACCATCGCACATCTGAAGGAAGGCCAGACCATCGGGGAAGCCGTATTGTTCCGCAGGAATAACACCGTGCCCGCTACGGTTACAGCCACAGGCCCCTGCAAGGTAATGTTCATCAGCAAGCAGGAGCTGCTGAGATTATTCGCGGCCGACACCGATATCCTCACCCGCTTCATCGAGAATCTGTCCGAACGGCTGGTGCTCGTGAACCGGAAGATTGAGAACCTGTCTGCCGGGCCGCTGCGCCGCCGTATCGTAGACTTCCTGCTGGAGCAGGGAGAGCAGCAGGAATCCGATATCCTGAAGCTCCCGTTCAGCCGGAAGGAATGGGCCGAGCATATGAATACCGCCCGCCCTTCCTTGTCGCGGGAGCTGGGCTTCCTGCGCGATCAGGGCTGGATCGAATTCAAGGGCAATGAAATCACCCTGCTGAACCGGAGCCGGATGCAGGATTACATCCAGACTCTGCCCTCTTCGGCAGGCAACTTATAG
- a CDS encoding aldehyde dehydrogenase, whose product MSPFTAQQIDQLLAEHRQWFASGVTRTPGFRLEQLQKLKEAISRNEARIITALNQDLHKSEFEAYATEIGFTLDSIGYMMKHLRRWMKPVRVGSPLHLFPARSRIIAEPYGTVLIIGPFNYPFQLLIEPLIGAIAAGNCAVLKPSESTPATSAVIEDMIRETFDPAYIRVVQGEKETTNLLIHAAFDYIFFTGSVPVGRIVMEAAAKNLVPVTLELGGKSPVIVDRSADLETAAKRIVWGKLINVGQTCIAPDYLLVHSEVAAELIERMKRCVTDFYGTDIRHNTDYGRIVNERQLRRIGAMLERDREKLILGGTVIPEELYIEPSLIYPADWSDASMEDEIFGPVLPIMEYNQLEEVIQSINARPKPLALYLFTGDKQVEQQVMSQVSFGGGCINDTISHVASTRLPFGGVGNSGIGGYHGKYSFDLFSHHKSIVKRSTRLDFGIVYPPYGSKVKLARKLLK is encoded by the coding sequence ATGTCACCGTTCACTGCACAACAGATCGACCAGCTGCTGGCTGAGCACAGACAATGGTTCGCCAGCGGAGTCACGAGAACCCCCGGCTTCCGGCTGGAGCAGCTTCAGAAGCTGAAGGAGGCCATCTCACGCAATGAAGCCCGGATTATTACAGCACTGAACCAGGATCTGCACAAAAGCGAGTTCGAGGCTTATGCGACAGAAATCGGATTCACGCTGGACAGCATCGGCTATATGATGAAACATCTAAGGCGCTGGATGAAGCCGGTCAGGGTAGGTTCCCCGCTGCATCTGTTCCCGGCCAGGAGCAGAATTATCGCCGAGCCTTATGGGACGGTGCTAATTATCGGGCCGTTCAACTACCCGTTCCAGCTGCTGATTGAACCGCTGATCGGCGCCATCGCCGCCGGGAACTGCGCCGTACTGAAGCCCTCCGAGAGTACACCGGCTACCTCCGCTGTCATCGAGGATATGATCCGAGAGACCTTTGATCCCGCCTATATCAGGGTAGTACAGGGCGAGAAGGAAACGACGAATCTGCTGATTCATGCCGCGTTCGATTATATTTTTTTCACCGGAAGTGTGCCTGTAGGCAGAATTGTCATGGAAGCGGCGGCGAAGAACCTGGTGCCCGTCACCCTTGAACTGGGCGGCAAAAGCCCCGTAATCGTAGACCGGAGCGCCGACCTGGAGACCGCCGCGAAGCGGATTGTCTGGGGGAAGCTGATCAATGTGGGGCAGACCTGTATTGCGCCTGATTATCTGCTGGTCCACAGCGAGGTGGCAGCGGAGCTGATTGAGCGGATGAAGCGCTGCGTCACCGATTTCTATGGCACCGACATCAGGCATAACACAGACTACGGACGGATCGTGAATGAACGCCAGCTGCGGCGGATCGGGGCTATGCTGGAGCGGGACCGTGAGAAGCTGATTCTCGGCGGGACCGTGATCCCGGAGGAGCTGTATATCGAGCCGTCCCTAATCTATCCGGCGGATTGGAGTGACGCTTCGATGGAGGATGAAATCTTCGGCCCGGTGCTGCCGATTATGGAGTACAACCAGCTTGAAGAGGTCATTCAGAGCATCAATGCCCGTCCCAAGCCGCTCGCCCTATATCTGTTCACCGGAGATAAGCAGGTCGAGCAGCAGGTGATGAGCCAGGTATCCTTCGGCGGCGGCTGCATTAACGATACCATCTCCCATGTAGCCAGCACCCGGCTGCCGTTCGGCGGTGTCGGGAACTCCGGGATCGGCGGCTACCACGGCAAATACAGCTTCGACCTCTTCTCCCATCACAAAAGCATTGTTAAGCGAAGCACCCGACTCGATTTCGGGATTGTCTACCCGCCTTACGGCAGCAAGGTCAAGCTGGCGCGGAAGCTGCTGAAGTAG
- a CDS encoding DUF6713 family protein has product MIFSINFALLLVHEMDAIRAKEWRMFIFLRELTDERAFKVFTILHLPLYAFLLFSLISQYLLSFIIIDIFLILHSIAHFFFEKHPSNNFKNLFSRLIIYPMGLLGLLHLVGLLYW; this is encoded by the coding sequence ATGATTTTTTCGATTAATTTTGCTCTCCTGCTTGTGCACGAAATGGATGCAATCCGAGCCAAAGAATGGAGAATGTTTATCTTCCTGAGAGAGTTGACAGATGAACGTGCCTTCAAAGTATTTACAATTTTGCATCTGCCGCTATATGCCTTTTTACTGTTTTCCTTGATAAGTCAATATCTGTTATCTTTCATAATAATAGATATATTTTTAATTCTTCACTCGATCGCTCATTTTTTCTTTGAGAAGCATCCAAGTAATAATTTTAAGAACCTATTCTCTAGATTAATTATATATCCAATGGGCTTATTGGGTTTGTTGCATCTTGTTGGGTTACTGTATTGGTAG
- a CDS encoding ABC transporter substrate binding protein, which yields MRVDQIHLRLLRTLLLPLFILWCTTGAAHAAAEELPAQNVLVLHSYQKGFAWTDDQSAGIEERFKGTANPPVIYTEYMDWKRYPTQGNLGNFYETIRFKYQNIHINTIITTDDAALSFAMKYRHELLNDAPIIFSGINELGVAAIPNPHNITGVIEKIDPTPTIRMAMDINPSLKKVYIVYDNSESGLSTGQMVMDQIDAMKLGLELFPMNRLSMEQIQATASALSPDSIVLMTTYFSDSTGRIVEFDRFAGELGKSSSVPVYHIYDFGLNHGAFGGSLISGRIQGQTAADLAQRILQGEQAGKIPVVTDSNVRKVFDYNELQRFKISPDKLPKGSEVINEPFSFYQTYKVLVLSIVAAFAVLVAFILVLLFYVQLVRRIRSNLEKSNERFSLATYGSDAVIWDVDMSTMIYYFSDSWYELLGYARDEINESRGGWRDILHPEDAEQENRLRIQHLEGRSSYYYAEYRMRSKAGEYKWFQARGKVLRNAGGGYIRFAGSMVDVTDRKGYESKLQTSYQELESTYEELTALQDELLEQYNKVVENQTLLQTSEEKYRLLAYNDVLSGLPNRLSLSEELQRFIKEHSGGHAALFFLDIDNFKYINDSMGHTFGDELLVQVGERLLSRSDGRSKHFRFGGDEFVILFKDVAEAGEVIRYADSLVQGFKEPFQLHASVVHISASIGIAQYPENGKNAEELLKNADIAMYKAKEAGKGSYMIYGQEMQQYFDERMIIENHLRSAISNNELSLHYQPLVDTGSGEIWGFEALIRWNNPVLGFVSPLSFIKIAEDCRLIVPIGEWVLRAACRFTKDLQNQGYEGYHISVNISVIQLMQGDFTEMVLSVLEDTGLAPEYLELEITESIFMESFEAISSKLEALKKRGIGIALDDFGTGYSSLSYLKQLPITTLKIDKSFIDSIDTPNNMSLASSIVTIGHDMGLNVTAEGVETLEQLAFLERTRCDKIQGYYISKPIPEKEVAGWVAGRIAG from the coding sequence ATGCGTGTAGATCAAATTCATCTCAGGTTGTTAAGAACCCTGCTCTTGCCTCTGTTTATCTTATGGTGTACAACAGGAGCTGCCCACGCCGCTGCCGAAGAGCTGCCCGCACAGAATGTGCTGGTGCTGCATTCCTATCAGAAGGGCTTTGCCTGGACCGATGACCAAAGTGCCGGAATAGAGGAACGTTTCAAGGGCACAGCTAATCCCCCCGTCATCTACACTGAATATATGGACTGGAAAAGGTACCCCACGCAGGGTAACCTCGGGAATTTCTACGAGACCATTCGCTTCAAGTATCAGAACATCCATATTAATACGATCATCACAACGGACGATGCGGCGCTGAGTTTCGCGATGAAGTACCGCCACGAGCTTTTGAATGATGCTCCGATCATTTTCAGCGGGATCAACGAATTGGGAGTGGCCGCTATCCCGAATCCCCACAACATTACAGGCGTTATCGAAAAAATAGATCCCACACCTACCATCCGAATGGCCATGGACATCAATCCTTCCTTGAAGAAGGTGTATATTGTCTATGATAATTCGGAGAGCGGGCTGTCAACCGGCCAGATGGTGATGGATCAGATCGACGCAATGAAGCTGGGACTTGAGCTGTTCCCCATGAACCGCTTGTCCATGGAACAGATCCAAGCAACGGCGTCGGCGCTGTCTCCGGACAGTATTGTGCTGATGACTACATATTTTAGCGACTCTACCGGACGAATTGTCGAGTTCGACAGATTTGCAGGTGAACTGGGCAAGAGCAGCAGTGTTCCGGTGTATCATATTTATGATTTTGGATTGAATCATGGCGCCTTCGGGGGCAGTCTGATCAGCGGTAGAATTCAGGGCCAGACGGCGGCCGATCTGGCGCAGCGTATCCTGCAGGGGGAGCAGGCGGGGAAGATCCCGGTCGTAACCGACAGCAATGTGCGCAAGGTGTTCGATTATAACGAGCTGCAGCGGTTCAAGATATCACCGGATAAGCTGCCGAAGGGCAGCGAAGTGATTAACGAGCCGTTCTCGTTCTATCAGACCTATAAGGTGCTGGTGCTGAGCATCGTGGCTGCTTTTGCGGTGCTGGTAGCCTTCATTCTGGTGTTGTTATTCTATGTGCAGCTGGTCAGAAGGATTAGAAGCAACCTGGAAAAAAGCAATGAACGCTTCAGCCTGGCAACCTACGGCTCGGATGCGGTAATCTGGGACGTTGATATGTCTACGATGATCTATTATTTCTCGGACAGCTGGTATGAGCTGCTCGGGTATGCCCGGGATGAGATTAATGAGAGCCGCGGCGGCTGGCGGGATATCCTCCATCCGGAGGATGCCGAGCAGGAGAACCGGCTGCGCATCCAGCATCTGGAGGGTCGTTCTTCTTACTACTACGCTGAATACCGGATGCGGAGCAAGGCAGGCGAATACAAGTGGTTTCAGGCGCGGGGCAAGGTACTGCGTAATGCGGGCGGCGGATATATCCGGTTTGCCGGGTCGATGGTGGATGTAACGGACCGCAAGGGTTATGAGAGCAAGCTGCAGACGAGCTATCAGGAACTGGAATCGACCTATGAGGAGCTGACTGCCCTGCAGGATGAGTTGCTGGAGCAGTACAACAAGGTGGTAGAGAATCAGACGCTGCTGCAGACCAGTGAGGAGAAATACCGGCTGCTGGCCTATAACGATGTACTCAGCGGTCTGCCGAACCGGCTGTCATTGTCCGAAGAACTACAAAGATTCATTAAGGAGCATTCCGGTGGCCATGCGGCGCTGTTCTTCCTGGATATCGATAACTTCAAGTACATTAATGATTCCATGGGCCATACCTTCGGGGATGAGCTGTTGGTACAGGTTGGTGAACGGCTGCTTAGCCGCTCTGACGGCCGCAGTAAGCATTTTCGCTTCGGCGGCGATGAATTTGTGATTCTGTTCAAGGATGTGGCTGAGGCGGGTGAGGTGATCCGTTATGCGGATTCCCTGGTACAGGGCTTCAAGGAACCGTTCCAGCTTCATGCGAGTGTGGTGCATATCTCGGCCAGTATCGGAATTGCCCAATACCCGGAGAACGGGAAGAATGCGGAGGAGCTCCTGAAGAATGCCGACATTGCCATGTATAAGGCGAAAGAAGCAGGCAAGGGCAGCTATATGATCTACGGGCAGGAGATGCAGCAGTATTTTGACGAACGGATGATTATTGAGAATCACTTAAGAAGCGCCATATCCAATAATGAGCTGTCGCTGCATTACCAGCCGCTGGTGGATACCGGCTCCGGTGAGATATGGGGCTTCGAGGCGCTGATCCGCTGGAACAACCCGGTGCTCGGCTTCGTCTCCCCCTTATCCTTCATCAAAATTGCCGAGGATTGCCGCCTGATCGTTCCCATAGGTGAGTGGGTGCTGCGCGCCGCCTGCCGGTTCACCAAGGATCTGCAGAATCAGGGCTATGAGGGCTATCATATCTCGGTTAATATCTCCGTCATTCAGCTGATGCAAGGCGACTTCACGGAGATGGTGCTGAGCGTGCTGGAGGATACCGGACTTGCGCCGGAATATCTGGAGCTGGAGATTACCGAGTCGATCTTCATGGAATCCTTCGAGGCGATCAGCTCTAAGCTGGAAGCGCTCAAGAAGAGGGGCATTGGCATTGCGCTGGATGACTTCGGAACGGGCTATTCCTCACTCAGCTATCTGAAGCAGCTCCCGATTACTACCCTGAAGATCGACAAGTCCTTCATCGACAGCATCGATACCCCGAACAATATGTCGCTGGCCAGCTCCATCGTCACCATCGGCCATGATATGGGACTGAACGTTACCGCTGAAGGGGTGGAGACCCTGGAACAGCTTGCCTTTCTGGAGCGGACCCGCTGTGACAAGATTCAGGGCTACTATATCAGCAAGCCTATTCCGGAGAAAGAGGTCGCGGGCTGGGTGGCGGGGCGAATTGCGGGTTGA
- a CDS encoding ABC transporter substrate-binding protein, whose product MKAILKKTPWLWTGLMFIVMAMMISACGSGNKASSGREAAVPTATDHAEEAAPAMRTVTDSTGRQVEIPSSPERVVYTDNTVGDILLLGIQPVGLVQGGLENAVYKEQIKDIPDVGWPISAEKLIGIQPDVIITSVTDGAQIEVMSKIAPVLVTNEWDPMAERIKRVGEWFGHEKEAEAFLSKHEEKVADMWKAMKADGTIQAGETASVFQHMLKANRLSVYTTSYLASFVYDKNGFKPTEAIQKLIEDPKGYGYVDISSEILPELAGDRIFIVYMDAEEGEAAKKMISEPIWRDLPAVKAGKVYFIDASLGVSTDPLVREKLVEVLPEILKQ is encoded by the coding sequence ATGAAAGCTATATTGAAGAAGACACCATGGTTATGGACAGGCCTTATGTTTATTGTAATGGCAATGATGATCAGCGCCTGCGGCAGCGGCAACAAGGCTAGTTCGGGCCGGGAAGCGGCAGTGCCAACTGCAACAGACCATGCAGAAGAAGCGGCACCTGCAATGAGAACCGTTACGGATTCAACGGGCAGACAAGTGGAGATTCCAAGCTCACCGGAGCGAGTCGTATATACAGATAATACGGTAGGCGATATTTTGTTACTGGGCATCCAGCCTGTAGGATTGGTTCAAGGCGGTCTGGAGAATGCTGTATATAAAGAGCAAATTAAAGATATCCCTGATGTAGGCTGGCCTATTAGTGCAGAGAAGCTGATCGGGATTCAGCCGGATGTGATTATCACCTCGGTTACGGATGGCGCACAAATTGAAGTGATGTCCAAAATTGCCCCGGTTCTCGTAACGAACGAGTGGGACCCCATGGCAGAGCGTATTAAACGGGTTGGTGAATGGTTCGGTCATGAAAAGGAAGCAGAAGCCTTTCTGAGCAAACATGAAGAGAAGGTAGCTGACATGTGGAAGGCGATGAAGGCGGATGGAACGATCCAAGCGGGCGAAACAGCCTCGGTATTTCAGCATATGTTAAAAGCTAACCGACTGAGCGTCTATACGACCAGCTATTTGGCAAGCTTTGTATATGATAAGAACGGCTTTAAACCGACAGAAGCGATTCAAAAGCTGATCGAAGATCCGAAAGGCTACGGTTACGTCGATATCTCTTCTGAAATCCTGCCGGAGCTGGCGGGTGACCGTATTTTTATCGTCTACATGGATGCAGAAGAAGGCGAAGCGGCCAAAAAAATGATTTCCGAGCCGATCTGGAGAGATCTCCCGGCTGTTAAGGCGGGCAAAGTGTATTTCATTGATGCAAGCCTGGGTGTATCAACTGATCCGCTTGTGAGAGAGAAGCTGGTTGAAGTGCTGCCGGAAATTTTGAAGCAGTAG